In the genome of Lactuca sativa cultivar Salinas chromosome 3, Lsat_Salinas_v11, whole genome shotgun sequence, the window gatcatatattcctccattctagatatcatatggactgagacatggattataatcattctctctgtccatttgttgtttccttatttccgattcatgacgactgactgattgaacaaatcaaatcagtcctggcttggctaagcactcacatgtgttatcattaaatcatcgaggggcccacaaatatcgcttttatcccgaaggtaaaagaaatggataaacttcgactcatatggcttgttctgctacttgttgaatcatacacaaaggcacattttataacatcgagttaccaatgcgttttcgtgcaatcaatgtactatcaactcatagtaacaactcatatctctaggtttgaagaatataagatattatcatctcatgatcactcgtgatataatccatgaagtgattcaaatgagtgcgggttgaatccaatactcataacttatgaccactcatgagtgttgcagcacaactttgtccaccaacttggacctctacaagccaactcatgacagtcttgattcatatctacttccaacatatgaccgactgtggatggtttgaataacttattagtcattccggaagaataacctagttattatggaagtcaaaacatgcaaagtgaaacacaagaataaatgaatctaatatggtatcaaagcctatgaatataaataaaacactttctatttatcaccatactgattactcattattcattgtttcggtttcataaactttatacttgaattaaaacactaggtgtcccatgctccaagcatgtacactatgttttctaaacaatagctttgccatacaccaagtatgcactatatgtttgtctatgatccttacttttgtgaaataaaccaattgaccaaactttcaatgattccaatttcacactcccaaatcgaaatttgttagattttaaacttaaattcattaccctcttgcaatgaatgtgtacaaagtcacaaagacttgtcaacaaccattacagggtattccaatgaagacctactccatggacacaaagccttatgttcaaagtatgcattgatttgaacatgcttcttgcattaagtttctttaaccttacacagattgcttccacctatgaagacaactctatattctcattttgactagcacttctgaacaagagttgcctctttttagactatgtcaatatggtccttccaatattaacagtatacttccaactgtccttaagaaactcatatttggtaaaccttagattgtcctcgacaattgcttaatcactttagtcatatccgatgCTAGACATTGTTCCCCTTAATGCcctaaggcatttggaaaattcagaaaggataaatattatagcacatggaatcgatcttgtacccaaagtaaatgggacacgattcatgatgtttcacataaagacatggttctagaccagtctttttacataataatttttgtttgccatattctcaaaatttgaaaagggatgccgtaatcataatcgaattttgagaacgcaatatatataattttcttaagttgaaccaatccaacatgaaattcatatatatatatatatatatatatatatatatatatatatatatatatatatatatatatatatatatatatatatatatatatattcttgactaaaggtgattaaaatctcaatataagctctttagaatgattataaactcaatctaagctttttagaatcgaaatgaagtataattgcctgtcccttaattatagcaaaacaacttttccaacccctgcaacctcacaaattgaaacttttgttttctataattaacattgctaacttgcaattcttatcataattatcatgctcccattaacatgatgattattagcataacacttatgctcccactagctttgacatgtatccagaaaacaactggacctctagaagtcaatactttattgacattcttaccaaagttcagatttctgatactagattgctttgataagactttatcaaatttATACACCTTATCTAAGATAgcccacatgtgtgtctaaacaatttcagaactatgaaaagggatgccataatcacagtctcaattgtttagacctttttccatttctcataagtcaatgttagtgtgctggttaaccacgcacgttccactaacgactttgagaactgcaaatatcacaattgctatctacttaaaatctacttagtgaaagaatttcctcaccatcattttcatgaatcggagagaaaccttatgaaacttagatttcatggtgtatgtgttcttatccatgtgaatttgtcaaaaccataatcacaagactaggttagtgacaaatcctaactcatatggattgaacttgtgcaatcttaacttcttgtcacctggcagctcaagggcctgccattgcttccaagtagctatgcaaacaattaagaacATGTAGGACTCAAATGTATAgcacttaactggaatgggcacagaaatgtcaacacgataggttataaacctctagttgtgcactagtgatgaaatacaagttttattcttgattacatcttgaaaccctttcaggatcttttagactcccactgtctccttgaattttttgaagagatgacacttttttaatgtcactctcttttgcgtaatataaatcaatgagtgtcatggtctgcgcgtcgtaaaagggtctttttcttgtagtgcaacCTGTCTGGTGATGAAATGAACACGCTACCTTAACACCAATTTATAGTTTTTTTGAAGAAAGAAAATGAGAAAGATGCATTTGTGAAGGGAAAATTTCGTTTGGGAACTGTAAGTGCTTTTACTTAAATACCCTTTGATTGTTTTGCTTGAGTTAACATGTTTATTGTGGATGTTATGCCAGATTGTTCATCAGAAAGCTGCAGCAGCTCTGTGttgggttttgtgcattctaacactcctatggtgtacatgcaaccctataaaccttggatctatgttttctctattatacatgcaaatatgaactttccaagtctttaatcctaactagcatactatgaggcaactatactacaaagactagttagatgacataccttttggtgtagcttgatgtcttcaagctaagagcttagccccaatagtgtggaagcctcaagtggaatcacaaatcaccaaaacaccttggaaaactgtgagaataagaatactttggttttctctagtgaaatcggctagccctcttagtgtacccacactagtgccaatttcactaaccaaggacatctttatatagtattgacactagggttaaacccatgacctttcatttcatatgatccatgggttaaacactccatggactatccatgaaagcttagcctaatcctaaatgaacttggcccattccatatatatatataagagtccatatttaattagttcattttgatcacttaattaattttaaattaattcttgatcaatactaattaaaataatatgattccatattaatatattagaacttataatatattaatataatcataaatatactattctcaaaaggttatctatataaattgtgccggtgaagtgcaacccaaatggaccatgtcgggttgggtaaagtacataccaaatatagttatggatttagacattaatccaacactttgtGCTTGACTACAATCAAGAATGAAGATAAGATGGAGTTCAACAGAATCTTGGAAGCCATCTAAGGTatctgtttttttttataaaatttatttatttaaagattTTATGGAAAATTTTATGGTTGATTCTGATATGATGAATGAATTTCTATTGTTTGTTTCAAGCCAATTTCAATGATAAGTATGATGAGTACAGAAAGAAGTGGGGTGGTGGGATAATGGGGTCAAAATCACAGGCTAAAACCAAAGCAAAAGAGAGTGTTCTTGCTAAGGAGGCTTCTTAGAGATTGACATAAATACCCTTCATTATCTTTGAAGCTTTATGCTTAGCACCTCTTAAGTTATATGTTTTCAAAGGTAAGATACATGGGGTTGATTATGTCACAATTTTATTCAGTTTTGATTAGTTTTGTTGGTATGGAGAGgggtatttatgtattttttcccATTTTTTGTTTTAACTTATAATGAATCCATACCATATGATGCAAATTATTAGGttgatatttttttatattttttctgtTATAAAATTCTACTTATAATGGATCCATACTAAAGGTGTAGTATGTAAACTATTTATTaacaaataaacaaatcaatatgaaaaccTCTCAAATATAAGTAAAATGTTggttgatatatatttttttttatttttttcttgtttTCAGGGAGTGGGTTACCTGGAATGTTGGTTGgccttttgtttttttgttaatcGTTACTGAAAGGAAAAAAATCAgaatttaattttgatttatttaatgtctCGTGTCTTGCAGGTTCATGGTAGGAAAGGGGAAAACAAACATAGACAAATTCACTTGGGTGGTAatacaaatttgattaaaatcagtTTTAATTTGATGTGAAATAGGTTGCTTTGGCAAAACAAAGAGTTGATGAATACTTATATACTCAGATGATGCAGGAAACTGGTGGTCAGCAGTCCATGTAAGTTTCTTGATTTGTAACATCTTAtattcaagaaatagcaatgtactttccataaaaaaattataaattatattcttTGAAAATTTTGCTAGATTGGTAGGTTTAACAGTAGAATGttctaataagaattaattttaaaagtagaatAAAAATGAAAACTGATTTTATGTTGTGTTTACAGGGTTGATGAAAGCGAATAACTCTAGagttagaagaggaaaagaaagctcaagctgaaagagataagatgctgcaaatgcaagtgttgcattcttcatttcaattgttagtatgaaatacagagtagattagatgaatggaaatttatatattgtaagaaatagaattgtatgacattaaattttatgcaatggattgtattttttgtatatggtattttatttctattatgagacattaaatgcaaatttaatttaaaaatcagtaaatatataaatagattttttaaacatttagatttacgatacgcaaaaatgtgtgtcatcttcatttatgacatggcctttcttgacaggggttttaatgatacgcattgtgtgtcataaatgaacatcgtaaatgtgcgtcgtctatagactACGAGCAAAAGCATGTCGTCTCTCATTATggcatggccttccttgacgcgcatttgcgcgtcgtctgagcgttttatgaCACACATTGTGCGTCATAAaatgttgtttttctagtagtgccagCATGCGACAACTTACACAAAAACCAAAGCTGAGAACCCAAACAAATCTGATTGGCGACAATACAATCTTGCTTTACATGTAAAGCGAAACTCTTGAGAATTTTTGCTCAAGCGGAGAAGAACCAATAAATGTATCAAACCAAAATTTTGGTGTGTTTACCATTTCCACATGTAATTATAAATACTTTGATCTACTTTAATAGATGTAAGACTAATCTTCATAAATGATCCATGTGGTTCGGAATATCAAGTTTATTAcatgaattaaaaaaatatgacttATTTACccgttttttctttctttttctaatATATTTATTACATGAATTAAAAAATACCACCTCTACGCTATCCACAACCCAAATCCttatcaaaaccctagaaatcacgGAAAAAGCTCCAAGTTGCGACAAGAGTCTGCGCTCTCAACTAGATTACAATCTTCATTCCATCACCAAAAAATCCATTTTTTAATCCATTCGGCTTAAACCATGTCAACTTAAACCCATTTGTCCCGATATCAAAACAATTCAGAAAATCCATAGTTAAAATCAAGTACTCCAACGCCGCTTCCGATGCCACTAAGAAGGTGTTTGAGATTACTTTTCAAATGAATTTGACTTTTGgattttccaaaaacaaaaaaattcaaaaagatgtttggcaattAAAAAAGTCTTTTTGAAACTAACTTTTTGCTAAGAAGAAAATTATGGTTTTTAAAAGTCAAGAAATGTTGTCTTTTTGTGACTTTTAGTCACTTAAAAGGTAAATTACATTCAAAAATCAAGAAATGCTAAggcaaacactttttaaaaacaacttttaGTTTTTTCCCCTTTAAAAGCTAAAGTAAAAAAGGATTTTTACAAAAATGATTTTTGAAGTTAAAAAGTAATCCCAAACACCCCTAAACCCTGAAATGATCCCTTCATACAAAGCCTCAAGCGTGCCACTCGTGCCATTGTATCCTCTGCTACTGTTACTATTGTTATCTCTGAATTCCAACAATACGCCGCCATGGTCGAACTAAGTATCTTGAGTGTCGTAACAACAAAGCTGCAACACTTGAAGAAAGTCCAAAAACCCTTTTATTAGTGTTTTTGGAATTAAGTTTTGAAGCCATTTCCGCTATGAAAACTTTACTCGAAGAGAAATTAGAAGCATGGGAGGATGAAGAGAgcttatattttttgaaaaaacttGTTTCAGCGAAACCCAAAAACATCGGTTGGAAATTTATGATGGTGAGATTGTTGAAAGAAATGGGAGAAATATTGACACAAAATCCACTTTCTTTAAAAGCGTTATTTGAGAACGCGTTGTTAATAGACAGTTGTAGAGAGGGTGATGCAGTAATCATGAGGTTAGAAAAAGCTTTGGAGATTGCAGAGGAAAAGAAGGAGAAAGAATCATTACTCGATTTTGTTTCTTCTCACCGTTGAAGACGAAGGGCAAAAGAGATTAAAAGCAGTGATGGGGAAGAAGATGGGGTAGGGGTTAGGTTTATTAgaattttgttattttattttttatttttttatgttaaaactaaataaaagaaataaaaaaagagtaaattattgaaatcatccctatggtttggtcaaaattacatgtttagtccctaacttttttttgcactcgaaTCGCCCTTGtgttttgattttgttgcatttttcatCCTTAtgttttggtcaaaattgcacgtttggtccctaactttatgtatgtaagggatgataaacgcaacaaaatcaaaccacaggaacgatccaaatgcaaaaaaaaaaaaaaaaaaaaaagggaccAAACGTGAAATTCTAGCCAAACCACAatgacgatttcagtaatttactctaaaaaaattaaaaaaaaatgatataaatttattttaGGTGAGAAATTGGTCAAAAATTTAAGCTATAATCACTTTAACTAAAAATGAAATAGGTTGAAGAAAAGTCACACTGCTACAAggtcggtatatatatatatatatatatatatatatatatatatatatatatatatatatatatatatatatatatatatatatatatatatatatatatatatatatatatatatatatatatatatatatatatatatatagatgcgACTGTAAAAATTTtgatcctaatttttttttttttttttaaatgtgtatATTCATGTAAATGTGTATATTCATGTTGAGATGTGAATAATATAAATCTCGAAcgtcaagttttaaaattttaaacttaaGACTTTCAATTTAAAAACCTCGTTTCCGGTCCTCAAtttacaatattattattctctaACACAAAATCTGAAATGAAAATTTGTgccaaaaaaataaaagaaaattagatTATAAACATTAAAATAGAAATTCCACCAACATTTCCTTCCTCTTGATTTCCTTTACATTCTATTCCGATAATCCTACCAAAGCCAAAAATTGCATTTCAGTTTTTTAACGGCCTTAGAACCTGTAACGTTAAACATCTACTGTACACCCTTCAACCAACTGATACTTAACGGCAGCACCAACGGCATAACCACTGTTCCTGTTCCCAAACGTTATATACGCTGGACAATTCACATTCAATCGGTACCCACCGGAAACAAAAGTTCCGACTTTCCACCTCACTCTTCCGGCAGCTTTAACGTTAACCAACACAGTTCCGGCGGACTCATCTTGAGCCAAAGACATGGCGAGGTATGGCGCCACCGGAACATCCGTTCCATAGAGGTACGGCGACCAAACAGTGATGTCCTTGTGGCCTTGGTACGACGGCGGGATTAGCGTTGCTAGTGTGATCTGTTGGCTCCGGTAGGTGGCGTACACGTCAATCTTGTCATAGTAGATTCCGATGCGAGCGTTTGGGTTACGGGAGGAGACGGTGATTTGGAGGTTGGAGGTgagggtggtggtggcggcggcggAGATGTTGAAGGCGTAGAGGGTGAGGTCTTGGAGGGTGAAGTGAGGTTTTGTGGGGCGGAGGATGAGGTATATGAGGAGGATTACGAAGAGAATAATGAAAATGACTGAGATAAGGGTTCCAATTAATTGGCGGTAGTGTTTCCGGCGTTCATCTGCTTGGTGATGGCCACAACCGTCTTTCCGGCTCATGGTGGTTATGGAACTCCGGCGGAGAGTAGGGAAAGGTTCCGGTGAGTAGTGGTTGATCTCTAGATAAACTTTTTGGTGAGAAGGAGAGGAAGATAAAGAGAAGCAtatagatgtatatatatataggcaatAACGTTGGCTTACCAAAACCGAAATGATGAAATCGATATAATAATTTTAGAAATATATATAGTTCAAGATTTATAACTATATCGTATGTGCATCAACTTCTAAAGAAGGCTTAGGAAATAAATTATTCGTAACGCCATttcaaattatgagaaaaatgtgttcccaaaataattaattttaaaaaactaattatttcTTTCGCTACTTCATAGGGAAAATGAcccttgagggtaattaactttgcgtttgtactcatttggtccctcttttttttgtattcaatataccatcgaacttgttgttggtgtttaccatagcccttttgaccggcttttgacctgtgatagccggtcaaagagttatggtgaacacaaccaacaagttcgatggtatattgaggacaaaaaaaaggaaatggaccaaatgagtacaaacgcaacagttggttaccctcctgattcattttccctttactcatttacaacaaatcccacatcatctcctactgatattaatgactttatgagattcattattgcttctcttcaaaacttaaCCTACaaaaggacattattcatgcaTGTACAACTTGGTAATgcatttgaatatttattaggggaatcttgactaagcaggcgcatttcatgactacatttacatttccaatcaaatgatttatcgtatcatggattctagacaagtctacaaacgagtggaatcacaactgctatgatttttgagtttacttagctttaagatcgaactcatgggataagatacaacatcaatatgtacaatattatggtgatgtgtctacaaaagcaacatgatattgtacatattgatgttgtatcttatcccatgagttcgatcttaaagctaagtaaactcaaaaatcatagcacttgtgattccactcgtttgtagacttgtctagaatccgtgatacgataaatcatttgattgtaAATGTAAATGTAGTAATGAAATGCGCctacttagtcaagattcccctaataaatattcaagtgcattacaaagttgtacatgcatgaataatgttctttcgcgagttatgttttgaagagaagcaataatgaatctcataaagtcattaatatcagtaggagatgatgtgggatttgttgtaaatgaataaagggaaaatgaatcaagagggtaaccaactgttgcgtttgttctcatttggtccctttccttttttttgtactcaatataccatcgaacttgttgtttgtgttcaccataaccctttgaccggctatcacaagTCAAAAGctggtcaaaagggctatggtaaacaccaacaacaagttcgatggtatattgaatacaaaaaaaagggaccaaatgagtacaaacgcaaaagttaattaccctcaagagtcattttccccatAATAAATTATTATGAACTTCTTAGACCGAAAGGAGTAGTATTAAACTTGTCACACTCTATGTAGGTGTCTCATAGTATTTGTCACACTACTTCAAATTTTTGTCATTTATAAGGTATGAGTTGTCACGCGCCATGCtatgtttttaatatttaatttatataaagAAATCAATATAAACAAATTATTTTAACAAAAACTTAAATTTCATTAACTTGAAAGGAAATCACAAACTTGAAATTAAAAAACATAGCACACTTGAAATTAAACTAACCTGGAACACAACTAGAAATCAAAACACACAACCCACTAGAAATTAGAAGACAACGAGTTTGAAGGGGACATCATTTGTTGCAACACCTCACTGTTAGTGTGTCCCACATTGGTGTGACACGATCTTATAAGTGTCTATATATGTTGGAGTCCCCATTTTCTCCACAATGACTCTTTTGAAGAGATAATCTTGAGCTCAACATATATTTACCAATATCTTCTTTACCgaccgtctctctctctct includes:
- the LOC111918460 gene encoding NDR1/HIN1-like protein 1, producing the protein MSRKDGCGHHQADERRKHYRQLIGTLISVIFIILFVILLIYLILRPTKPHFTLQDLTLYAFNISAAATTTLTSNLQITVSSRNPNARIGIYYDKIDVYATYRSQQITLATLIPPSYQGHKDITVWSPYLYGTDVPVAPYLAMSLAQDESAGTVLVNVKAAGRVRWKVGTFVSGGYRLNVNCPAYITFGNRNSGYAVGAAVKYQLVEGCTVDV